The DNA segment actatttaatcgttgcaaccatatatttcgggcacttgcttctgtgcccctgttcactggtagaatatggacagatgaaatgttacaagggtatatatacaaagcatatataggtgtggaattaagtctccaatggtatgcaggtgaccgtttcttaagaaggaggagaataaccaattccctagtggtttttggcctcattaactcccgtttggcgatgatTCTGGAGGTTGTGTTCTCTGGcataccttcttcagaagcggtctgaggattaaagcgtcgatgtcgtccaatttccaatgtcctcctgacaagttcatattgttggtttgattgatgatagcagattccagcatctttcttttgtacagacagctacttctgaatggaatccaacttctggcgGCGTtgagatccagaaaggattccagttCAGGTAAGattgttttgggtttcatgcaggAAGTCTTTAGCTCGATTGGCCGAGCAGGTTTtttctagctgcactacccaccatcctcttctctgtgtgggaatcagctaactttaacccttaagggacagcataatttatcaatgtgcagcaccccagaccggggaaactttgaggtcgacaaaataaaaaaaaaaattacatcaatggaaagagaatgacacatacatttacactgtataaataaaaaaaattttaaaaattttccctaccttccacgagaatgtaaattactatttacaaccccttgtggggcctcatttacaagacaatcgtaaattttaccaacttatataattatatatgttttttctaataaataaatttattgtatattgtaaaattattattactgctcacacaacatcaaaacagataagaaataaaagcagtaacaaattttttgcatatttgttgaaaaatattcacgtaaatgtacaaaaaggaagattcagtaacctttttttttacttttacatgctttttctaatatttctttgcaattttctttgtaaaattacatttacaaccgacaggctatcataaaagacaaaaacaaaaacaacagcaacccctagTATATTTACAAGACTCATGTgtgagagagatgcagtactttcccccttcaAGTCTCAAGCATTACTGATGGCTGGAAAGACGTCTGTGGCAACACTGGTATGACTCTTAGgtcagtataaaagttgccattagtgaatttatagcatatagaagtattggcaacTCTCTCTCGCCCCATTCTTACCAGATCAGTGTTGCGTGATATTGTGTCACACTCAGGCTCAATCCGTCCATCTCCCcaatcctgttttacttcacactgaaactcaatctgtcccttaagggttaacagTAGGTAatattcatcccaaataatataaattttcatgataaaatttattatttggatacttgccCCCAGCCTCCCGACAACATAGTgtgctgtcaaggagaattctgacaagagttaaaacattcaaaacgcacctggtggagaacaggtgtactaggcAGTCATCCAGGCAGCCATTCGATCTATTGTTTGAGTACTGACTCGCCTATCAGCATGGAGATattagctaactttaacagttggtaaatatccaaataataaattttactatgaaaatttacattatcTCCCTCTCACCTGGTGGATTATTTGTTTGACCAAAATGATAGATGCCTCCTGTCAAGAAGCTGCAGGCATACCAGGTACCCAAAGGAATCCACACTAAGGACTATACTGTACTACATTTACAAGGTTCCAAAATGAAATCTAGCAAATTTCACAGTtcagaaaaaattagaattaataaaTTTCACAGGCTAGGATGCATCGCCATGAATCCCCCAGTTCCAGAGAGAGCTCCAAAAGTCCACAGTCACTCTAGGTCCAGCTTTCATGCCTCCttcaattttaaatttacaaaCCATGCTGGTCCCAAACTCCCTTGATCCCCCAAGGGCAACAATGCTTCCCTTCACAAGGCTGGCCATTGTGTCCAGCATAATTAATAATGAGAGGTTTCTATGTCTGCGGTTTCAGATTTGCAACTACTCCAGCCCCAGTTTCCACTAGAGGACTTATGGTTTATTCAGCCTCCTAGTGCAAGTTTAGACTTGCTGAAACACTACACCAGACTCAGATTATCTTAAGCAACCACTGACATACCAAGAACTTATGAAAAATCTTaggcttcacaaaaaaaaaaaaaatttgctttacaAAGGGTTCTATTCATCAAACCCTGCTTGTTAACAGCACCACatgttgttttgtaataataaacaaaagtgaGGGGAGCAGGAATTccggaatttttttatttatggagtaACAGTTTATATAAAGTAATGTACTAACTACAGACATTTACAATTCTAAAAATTTTGTGCTATGTATTGTTTGTTGTAAtgtcataaattttctttcagatcTCAGCTCAGTTCAACAGGAATTGTAATTAACAAAGATGTCCAGGAAGCACTATCATTTAATCAACCTGTCGTTGCTCTAGAATCCACTATAATCACTCATGGTATGCCGTACCCTCTTAATATAGAAACAGCTTTAGCAGTTGAAAGTCTTATCAAGAAGGAGGTAAGAGTAAAGtgttattaattccattttaGATATGAATGCTGTAGttctaaatacatatttttataccaAGTAATATGTATGTAGGAGGAAAAACTTTCAGTAGTAAGTGAATATCATAATTTGCAATGAAAAGGGAAGTTTAATTGTATGAATTCAAGAAAATAGATTTAGATGGATTGTCACAGGCTTCTTGTAATTGTACATTATTCAATAGTGCCAGACAGTCTTGAATAAAGCACTCTTTGTTGCAGAGTACTGTACTTACTTATGGAAATGTGATACTTATGGAAATGTGAAAGAATTCTGTTGACCTTTGATGCTATGAGCATATATAAAGGGATTTCTTATATTaactgaaacataaaaataaatagaataaaactttAGAAACCCAGCACTTTTACTTGGTCTTCTTTGGCTTTTCTCTCCCTCTGGGCCATAGCCACCTGGACATCAATCCAGGCGGTGAGGGAGTGCCCACAGAGACTTCTCTCCAGCCTGAGTTCTTGGAAGAGCTTGAAGTCCTCAACATAAGTGAGCATGATGGCTTGGCACTAAAACAATTTGTAGGAATTGGCAGAGGAATGTAGTGGTGGAGTTCCAAAATGAGGGTGGCACTCATAGTGGTAAGCTGTGTTTCTTAAGTAATCCAATGACAAGCAGAATGGCACCTAGGTGTGGTACCCCCAGAGTACAAAGTTCAAACTGAGGCACTCTCTTGCACTCACAATTAGCAATCAAGGAAGTCAGGCAACAGCGTACTTTGGGTTAGGTTGGGGTTTGCTCGGTCGAGCATGGAGGCACCAAAAGGTGTGTAAGGTTGTCTTACAAGAGGTAGGTGTGTTATCCAAACATGGTAGCACTTCCAGTGCTAAGGCACAGTCCCACAGGACCCTAACAGTCAGTTCAACAAAGCTTTGTGTGATACCAAAAGGTGCGCGACTCAGTTCCCGAAAGAACAGAGGTTTGTCCACAAGGATGGTGGTGGCACTTCTCCAAAGTGCATAGAGTGGTGGCACCCTACAGATGTGTAATAGTTCTCGAAAGAACAGAGCGGTGTCCCTAAGGACGGTGGTGGCACTTCTCCAAAGTGCATAGCAAAGTGGCACACTCATTGTGTGGAACACCTCTCAAAAGAGCAGAGGAGTGTCCCTAAGGAAGGTAGTGGCACTTCTTCAAAGTGCGTAGCAAGGTGGCACACTCAATGTGCGGAACAGCTCTCAAAAGAGCAGAGGAGTGTCCCTAAGGAAGGTAGTGGCACTTCTTCAAAGTGCGTAGCAAGGTGGCACACTCAATGTGCGGAACAGCTCTCAAAAGAGCAGAGGAGTGTCCCTAAGGAAGGTGGTGGCACTTCTCCAAAGTGCGTAGCAAGGTGGCACACTCAATATGCGGAACAGCTCTCAAAAGAGCAGAGGATTGTCCCTAAGGAAGGTGGTGGCACTTCTCCAAAGTGCGTAGCAAGGTGGCACACTCAATATGTGGAACAGCTCTCAAAAGAGCAGAGGAGTGTCCCTAAGGATGGTGGTGGCACTTCTCTGAAGTGCATAGCAATTGTTCAAAAGAACACAGCAAATCATCAGGCATTAGTTTTGCCACAAAAGCATGAATTGCCCAATCAAGGGGAGTCTTTCAAGACTTGTCAAAACTTCACACAATGTGTGTAGATTCCAACAGGAAATCTCAGCTGTTGCAAAAGAAATTGCAAAAGCACTGGGGTTGGCTAGGTATCAAATGGGTTTGTACAATCAACCTCTTGGCTTATTGTAAAGCAGTGGTTCATATAGGTTTTCAGTGGTATatgcacaaaacaaaaaaacaaaagtaaattcacactgttcttgtaatatattaaaGAGATTTCAAAACAGTTATTtccaaacaaaagagaaagtggaAGACTTTCACTCGGAATGGGAGCGAACTGTCAAAGTTGTTACTGTCTATTGAGTCAGTCTATCGGCAAGGGTTAAGTAAACAATAGGGGTCAATGAACTCTCAGCTAGACGGTATGGCCATTCAATGAAATGACGAAActactactgtggtgactttaACACTTGTTTCCATACGAACACGGAAGGATATTCGCatttaattcaaatgattttcaCTGTGGTATATTCATTGAGCAATTGTACAAGTATCACTAATATGATAGACAAGGTAGTTATTCGTAACTTATGACGAgcatagagaaataaataatctaaaaagATGATTTGACTacaatgagtgaatgaatgaatgagtaaactCTTGTAGTAACTTGCAACAGCTGACACACGTGGTTGCCAGAAAGGATTTTTTAGGCAAGGAGGTGTAATCTTTAACTGGGAATGTGTGCTTTCCTGGGTTGCTAAATCATTTATACTGGTAATTATGGCACTAAcaattagtaaaataaatgagaCTCGCAGTCTCGCAATAACACTGCACTCACAGTCGGTAAAGCTACAGTTAAGCGGTTAAGGTCTATGGAGTGAAACAGGAGAACAGCCTCGCGTGAGGTGCAGATTTTAAACACTTGTGAATTGCAAATTGAACACTTTTAGAACATGGAATACTCAGAAAAATGTACTTACTTGTTGTGTGCTGTAGTCAGTAAGGGGAACTCAGCTTAGCCAGTTGTAACTAGTCTGCTAATTGAGTGAGTTGTAAGTGGTTATGAATTtcaattgaaaattaatgttgCTGCTTGCACCTAAGCTCTaaggatcctggcaaggtcgccactgtcaCATTCACGCAGCTGTGCCAGGGAAAGAATGTGTCTAATTGTGACCTAGATAACTGCAACTGACTTACAAGGGGGCTGCACTCTTTTGAACAGAAAATGTAATAGTGATTATACTCAAATTACCATAAGGTTAAAGGTTTAAGGCAAACTTAGGACGTCTacttaaaagtataattcactaaataatcagaagagaaaatatttacaggagctgtCAGTGGAGCTCTGTGGCACTATtcaaattactgtattaaatttACAAATCACTAAGCAAAGTGCCACAACATGTGCAAGCGTTATCGCTAAGCCTTCTTAGGCTATGCTGTGTTGCAAAGATGGTAGAGGATCCTAGTGTGTACAGGATGGGGTGCAGTAATCAAGGCGGGAGCACACTGGAATTTCTGGATATCTTGACTGGATATGGCACCTGCAGTTTGCAAGATGATGTCACCATTGACCGACAAGTAAttccacacaacaggtactcaAAACATGGATCTGCAAGAACAGGGATGTTGAAATACACGAAGGGAACGGAATGACACTTATCTCtcatatcactttttttttttattgtatattggcacttgtaatcaaaatgaaattagaattaacactagtattccaaATATCGAATATCAAAGCACCACAGTCGAAATCACGAGTATTTGAGGGAGAACCACAAAGAGGTAGGCTGTAGAAACAGgaaaacaggtgaaaaataatttaaggcTAAAATGGTGAGGCCGAACAATCAATTTCCAgtcacattaccttagtctgtGGACAAGATGTGAAGACGATCAGAGCCGGGTCCCCATAGCAGGACATCAGTGGAAGCTGCGTCAAGTACTATCCCCACCATAGAGGGAGTAGATGAAGCAAAGGGTGCTGGCAATCTACAGAGGCATCAGTGCGCAGAGGGTAAGACAGTGAggtaggaccaccttcagagtgacagcatcagagggaAGTCTAGGGGGGACTCAATTAGAGCCCCTAGACAGACAGTCTTCTTGGCAGATAAACACAGTAAGATACACTAGCCAAGTGGATCCGTTGGAGCGTGTATTTATATGGCAAACAGCGCTGATGGTGGTCATGTTTTGACATTTTCTTCTTAATTGGTTCATATATTATCCTCAGCTTGGGTATGCTGCTAATCCTGCCAGGTTCCTGGATAGGTCATTGAAGGTCGGCCAATAAAAGGTTCAAGGAAGAAAGGGTAcagtgcagagatacttagtgaggAGGAGCAAGGATGAGTGGGAGGAGTTCCAGGTGGGTCAGGTCAAATGACCCTTAATGGCGTGACAGGTAAAAGCAAGGAGGGGCAGGTTCTCAGGGAGATCTCGTGACGAGATTGATTGGGGACTGTTAACAATAGGCTAGCTCTCAAAGGGTCTGCGTAAATGTGCACCGGGCTActgattttactatggttaggTCAGGGGTTAACAATGATTTTGGGTACGGTCATAAAATTGTCTCCTCATTTGACACCGGGTCATGATTGTTGGAAAGGGCAAGGCATGGGAAATGTCTGTTACTCTACAAAACATCTTGTATTTCTTTCACAAGTTActcctatatatatttaattattaatacaaaaaaagcataaaacaaacagacaaaaggacgtttgtaacagtATCATAAAGGTATATTTGTTTTTAGTGACTTgttttatagggcttttggaccCAAGCATAGCGGTTTTCTCCACAAGGCTGCTCTTCGCTGCACACAtatgagagccttgctccctgaatggaatccagatcaggtaagaatgttttgggtttcatgcaagaaacctttagcttgATTGGCTAAGcagattttgtctagctgcactacccaccatcctctttGCAATGTGGGAattagctaactttaacagtaggtaaaattCATCCAagataatataaatttacaaaataaaatttattatttggatacttatctACTGGTAAAGAAAAttccacccagcctccccacaacttagtgTGCTGTTAAGGAGAATTCTGACGAgctaaaacattcgaaacacacctggtggcGAACaagtgtactagacagtcatccaggcagCCATTTGATCATTTGTTTGAATGATGACTTGGTTATTGGTGCAGAGATATAATAGTAAGtatttcaattaataaattttattatgaaaatttatattttgtggagCTCTTGACTCAATCCAGTAAACTGGATTCTTCATACCACAGAACACCATTTCCATGTTTGCTTACCCTCACTTAGTAACTATAGTCATTGTCAGTTGATCTGTCATTGAACTAttgttttcagtaacttttttttgtggGAAGATTGCTGATATTGGCTGCTAATTGGCTTAATTGCATTGTATTCGAATGTACACAGATTCCTAACAGGGCAGATAATTATGTGTAAGACCCAGGGTTATGCacataaaaggcaaaaataattgCTTTAATGATGAATGTGTTCTTCTGAATTCCTATAGATATATCGGGgctataatgatataaaaaagtaaGTACCGGAACAGTAATAAGTAATGGTAAATATATACAAGCAACAAGAGAGGGAGGTGGGCCATGGGAAGTTATCTAACTAGAGCCTCTGTTGAAACTGAACAGCTGTCGCTTTTATCCCAGTGTTGTAGTATGCACTCATctaatgtaaaatttcttttttctgtaggcagtacagtatatattatacaagcatcctttaaaatttatgaaactgtTGTAAATATACCAAAAGACATGACTACCCAATACTTGTTAATAGCAATTGTAAGCGTTTTATAATAGTCATTGTATAGGTTTGTTATGCTTTCTTTGAAGTGTAACCCATTCATATGCCAGTGTCAGATATACTGGTTTCAGTTACATCTTTCTCTTCATAAATTTCTCTTTATCTGAAATTATATACAAAGGACACAAGAACTTAGTCAGAACTCACAAAATTCCTTTTACTCCAAATGCTATATACTTGTCTTTCATGCTTATCTCAGTAATAACCTTATGCATATTgcttgttttattaaaattagaaATCATGTCATGAAATTAAAGTCGGTTAGACCTATAGTGCACAGAGCAGGGAGAGTAATTCTACAATAGGTCTTTTAAAATTCTAGCAAGAGAACCATAGAGAACTCACTATTAACAAAGTCAGAATGTATTTTTTGGAAACAATATGTTTATCCATGGAAATATTATGGTTATCagtgtataaaatatttcaaaaagattaTCAATGTACTAATCCTATGTGAGCCTAATAAAGCAAACCATTCTGAATGCAATCACATGATTGTAATTTTCCCAGTGATGCTAAAAGAAGCACCTCActtctaatgatttttaaaattcatttctgcCTTTTATCACAATCAACAGTTTATTGATTTGTATAAACCCAGACAACAGTGCAACCATCATCAGGCTCTGACTGAGTAATGGCAAATATTTTGTTGACGTTGACAGACATTACGAATGGGCAAGGatggtgtgaggtaaaatcagcTTAGACCTTCATACAAGGATGCATCCCCCCTTCTCTGCAACTAAATACAGTAAAACCATATTATCATTGAATATGTATTTGTTGATACAATTTATTGGAGGTGCATTTAGAGATATGTTTTTCTATGTACAGATTTACTTCAATTGGGTAACAATAATGAAGGCTAATAAGTGATAGGAAATGCTCAGCCTAAGTGAAAATCTTTCACACTATATAATGAACTCTTAACTTATAAGATGGTAGGGTatgtaatgtaattttacaattttcatatgaaatgtaCTAAATTTTGTCAGTTAATCAATAGTTGAAAAACAGTCTTCATCAGTTTAAAAATAATCAAGGCCTAATCCTGTATAATGATGCTTTAAGAcaatgagattctctctctctctctctctctctctctctctctctctctctctctctctctctctctctctctctctctctctctctctctctctctctcagcattcatTCAAGTATGACTTCTGTATCTTTCATAAGCATTTGTTTGTTAATCTCTCGTGTGTCCTTCCGACAGCACTTTATTGTCCTCTTCTCTGTCTGCTTGTGAGTACATCCCAAGTGTTGCTGTGACAAGTCAATGAATGTTGATTTTTCAGTGACAgattaattgtaaaagaattatagttttgaataattttcttttttcatcttcacaaaaacacttttaatatgatttttaattgtagggaggagaccttctctgagagCAGTAGTGTtgaaaataatagctgtttctatggcattcagtttgtatagagtcttctctttTTGTCTACAATCTACTTTTCATTAGCATATAGTTGAtatatcaagtttccaaaggacatgtAAAGATTTTCTGTTGTCTTAGTTTTGTTTCTTCAATGTTGATGATCATCTATGAAGAGTTGCAGAGATTGAATGAATTTACATGCATGTTACGCAGGTACGTATGTATAGCAGGCAGGTGGTTTACAGTTGGCAGGTAGGCTAGTggactgaattttgattggttccTGGTGGATGATGAAGTTGGTCCCAGAGGCGTTTTGATCTTCTAGGCCTAATCGGTGTTGTTGGTTGGAGGTAGGCGTTGGCTTGGGTACCCCCGCTGGTGTGGCTGGTAATATAGATTGGCCAGGTGGCATGCTTCTGGCacccagtgctctctctctctctctctctctctctctctctctctctctctctctctctctctctctctctcttttgttggtgTTTGGCACTGgctgatttcttatattttttcttatgacgGTGGGGAGAAATTAAGTTTCTTTCATCAAGTTGATTCTTGGTTTTTTCAAATATATGGAGTGCCTCGAGAAGCTGTAGGTGTCTGTGGTCTGGCGCCTGGTCTATAATGTTTGTGTTCTTTATAAACTCTTCTCTTATAGGTCTTTTGTTATGGTTTTGTACATAATGGTTAAAGGTTGCAGGAGGGATGCTGAGAGAGTTTGGTAGTAGTCATCCCAATATATGAGTGGTATCCTTCCACCGGACATGTAAATTCGTAGATGACACTACTTCTCTTCCAAGACATTTATGGGGGCACTGGGTTTTTTTAGGGAGTAGTTGGCTTGCTTTCATATTTTCGTAATAAATTGAGGTTAATTTTATCCCCTTCTACAGTAGGGgagacattttcatttattttttgctgtatgcTTTCTCATCCTCTAAATATTTTCTGTACATATAATTTCTGTAGTAAGTTTTTATGGACCCACTTTGATCATTATCAATTTCCTTCTTACTTTTACGGTGCCAGTTATTTAAGGAAGCTTGGGTTTGTCGTTCGGCCATACAACTTGagaaattgttcataaacatttgcATGGGCCTTTTGGTTTCCTCCATGGTATCTCTCCTCATGGAGCTGTGTGTGAGAGCACAAgaacttttttaatttatcttttaagcTGTTTgtatttgggaaatatttttgtaGTCCAATCACCTTTTTAAAAGGTGAAACTGGTTTTAATAGATTTTCCTACGGATGTACTTGTGTGTGTAATGTCATTTTGTCTAATTTCAGGGAGCTTTACCAGCTACAATAGGAATTATTGAGGGAAAAGTGTATGTTGGCCTTTCACAGGAACAGCTTCAAATTCTAGCTGAGAAGAAAACTCGATGTATGAAAACATCACGCAGAGATTTCCCACATGTTATGGCGAAGGTTTGTTATTTGTGTAATGCATAGTTTTCTTGATGTTGTATGagatatttttgtgttattaaaattgcttttcagtataattttttgtaatgatttctCTCTATAATAGGGTATAAATGGTGGTACAACTGTCTCAGGAACAATGCTGGTTGCACAAAAGGCTGGAATTAATCTTTTTGTCACTGGAGGCATTGGAGGAGTTCATAGAGGAGCTGAAAGTTCATTTGACATTTCAGCAGATCTCACTGAACTTGGCAGGACACCAGTAACAGTTGTCTCAGCCGGAGTGAAAAGTATCTTGGATGTAGGAAGAACTCTAGAGTATTTAGAAACACAAGGTTGGTGTATGGTTGCAGGTAATCATTTTTCAGAAAGCCTAGGGAGAAATATTTGCTTTCACCATTGGTACTGCTATCTCATAACTGCCGTCAGCATCTTTAGACAGATTTCAGTCTTGAGAAACATCTGTTGGTTTAATCCGAagtgcttcaaaatttattttaagtagAAACTTTTATCTTGGAATTATCCAATATCTTGTAGCTTCTCTTCGTATCTTTGCCTCTAATAAATTCTGAATAAATGCTTTTTTCCCATCCTTATCACATGCATAAACCATCTCAATATGTTTTCCAGTCTCTTGGCAActtccttatttttaatattatctaCCCAGTGCAATCTAGtaaaaactcaaaatttgttGTGCAATTTCCTTTTTAAGTGCTTACATCTCCACTGCATAGAGAGATACAGGCCTTATACTTATGTTACAGATTTTTGTTTGCCATTATgagtttttgtaataaaaaactaGTTTATATTTGCACAAACCCATCAGTCATGTAGGCCTACTTTGTGGTCTTTGAATGTCCCCAGACTCGGCAGTCTTTGTCTAGCAAATGGAAGTAGTATGGTGATGTCATGGTGTATGCACCACCTGAACCTTCATGTACCCATCACTGAGCTTCGTTACTTTTTGAGTAGCCTTGAAGTAAGCTGCAGGACTTGTTGGGTTGAGAGGAGGAAACTCGCCATATGATTGATGAACTCatatgaaaaaacttttgtatCATAAGTATTCATGTTTAAATACCCCGTCAATTATATTCATGCCTGAATCAATTTAGGTTGGAGGCCGAATTGCTCAATGTTAAAGATTGTTTGCTTATGCCTGTAGGATCTAGGGATAGTACTTTGGACTGGTATGAGTCAGGGACCATGGCTCTGATAACTCGGAGAGTTGTTCATAGTCAGGATGGCCCCAACAAATACAAATCCAACCACTTGAGCAATGTCTtgagtaaaaacaagaaaagaggaTTAGTCTTCATGGAAGGAGAGCTCTGATGTCATGGGTTAGCATTCATACACCTTTTAGGCCCTTTGGATGACTTGctatattcaaaacatttttattataacctGGGCCTTTTGCTCCCTTGTAAAAAGGAGCATTCTGGAGTTGTTGGCCTTGGAATCCATGATTTCTCCCCAGATAGTACCAAATAGCCCTTCAGAATCTTCCTTGTTCATCCCTAGAAACcccttcatttttagctagaatATGATCTAATTCTGAACTACAAGAACTTGACACATGTTTAATTGACTTAGAAATATTAACCCAATCCAGTGCAGTTAACCAGTCCTGGCcaaaaagaaatacattattAGAATTAGTAGTAACAATAATTGGCAAAATACCACAATAGCTGCCATACTGAAATTGAACCTCAGCCTCTCCAACAATTGCAACACTGCCACCAGTGTAGGTGATCAAGGTAATCTCACATGGCTGAACCTTGATACCTGGAAGTTTCCTTAGTTGATTTGCAGAGAGAATAGAAACTATTGCTCCAGTATCAACTCCATGCAGATCTTGACATCGTTAATAACAAGGTATAATCT comes from the Macrobrachium rosenbergii isolate ZJJX-2024 chromosome 3, ASM4041242v1, whole genome shotgun sequence genome and includes:
- the LOC136851983 gene encoding LOW QUALITY PROTEIN: pseudouridine-5'-phosphate glycosidase-like (The sequence of the model RefSeq protein was modified relative to this genomic sequence to represent the inferred CDS: deleted 1 base in 1 codon): MLHRSHSIFKVLRPSRLGFHLFCQKSQLSSTGIVINKDVQEALSFNQPVVALESTIITHGMPYPLNIETALAVESLIKKEGALPATIGIIEGKVYVGLSQEQLQILAEKKTRCMKTSRRDFPHVMAKGINGGTTVSGTMLVAQKAGINLFVTGGIGGVHRGAESSFDISADLTELGRTPVTVVSAGVKSILDVGRTLEYLETQGVCVTVLGPNPTFPDFFTRDSGYEAPSHVDTPFLAALMMKKWRDLDLNSGMLIAVPIPQEHEAEGQVVNDAIEIAVKEAAAASVTGREVTPFVLQKVLEITEGESLKSSILLEALKFKHLCCCFSIFKI